GAGGGGTTGGGGAGGGGTTTTTCCCCGAGCAAGACGCCTCCCCTCCCCGTCGCTTCGCTCCGACCCTCCCCACAAGGGGGAGGGTTGACCGAGCCAGCCGCACCAGCGAACTGAAACGAACATAGCCGCAAAAGGCATTCACACGATGACCGAACAGAAGACCGAAACCGCCCTCTCCTCCGACCCGACCGAGGTCCGCCGCCAGAAGCTGGACCAGCTGCGCAAGACCGTGGGCGACGTCTATCCGGCGCATTTCCACCGCACGCTGACCAACGCGGAATTCGCGGAAAAATATGCCGGTCTCGAGCCGGATCAGGAGTCGGAAGACATCGTCACGGTCGCCGGTCGCGTCTATTCCTCACGCAATTCCGGCATGTTCATGGACATCCATGACGCCTCGGGCAAGATCCAGATCTTCTCCCACAAGGACACGACGCCGGAGGAAGCCCGCGCGCTTCTGCCGATGATCGACCTCGGCGACATCATCGGCGTCAAGGGCCAGGTCCGCCGCACCAAGCGTGGCGAGCTGACGATCAACGCCCATGAAATCACCATGCTGACCAAGACGCTTCTCCCGATGCCGGAGAAGTATCACGGTCTCTCCGACATCGAGCTGCGCTACCGCAAGCGCCACCTCGACATCCTGACCAACGAGGATTCCAAGCTCCGCTTCCTCCAGCGCTCGAAGATCATCTCGGGTCTGCGCCGTTTCATGGAGAGCGAAGGCTTTCTTGAAGTCGAGACGCCGATGCTGCAGACGGTCTATGGCGGCGCCACCGCCGATCCGTTCAAGACGTTCCACAACACACTGAAGATGGACATGTATCTGCGCATCGCGCCGGAACTGTTCTTGAAGCGCACCCTGGTGTCGGGCCTGGCCGACAAGGTGTTCGAGGTCAACCGCAACTTCCGTAACGAAGGTGTGTCGACCCGCCACAATCCCGAATTCACCATGATGGAATGCTACTGGGCCTATGCCGACTACGAGGATGTCATGGGCCTCGTCGAGCGGCTGTTCGAGACACTGGCCGTCTCGATCCACGGCACGCCGGAAGTGACCTTCGGCGACAAGCAGATCTCCTTCAAGGGCCCGTTCAAGCGCGTGCCCATGCCCGACGCCGTCAAGGAAGCAACCGGCATCGACTTCTTGAGCATGAAGACTGACGAGGAAGCCCGCACCGCCGCAAAGGCCGCCGGCTTTGCCGTCGAGAAGGACTGGACCTGGGGCGAATGCCTGGCCTTCATCTTCGAAGAGAAGGTCGAGGGCACGCTGATCCAGCCGAGCCATGTCACGCATTTCCCCAAGGACATCTCGCCTTTCGCCAAGGAAGTGCCGGGCGAGCCGCGCCTCGTCGAACGTTTCGAGACCTATTGCAACGCCTGGGAAGTCGGCAACGCCTTCTCCGAACTGAACGACCCGGAAGAGCAGCGCAAGCGCATGGTCGAGCAGCTCGAACAGGCCCATTCGCGCGGCGAAAAGGACAAGCAGCTGGACGACGAATTCCTCGATGCCATCGACCAGGGCATGCCGCCCGCCGGCGGCCTCGGCATCGGCGTCGACCGCCTGATCATGCTCTTGACCAACGCCCCGTCGATCCGCGACGTCATCCTCTTCCCGGCCCGCCGCAACAAGGCGGATTGAGGTTTACTGCAGACGCGACGATTACAAACCCTCCGACACAGCCGGAGGGTTTTTGCTGCCGAGATGCGAATGAGCAACGGGCGCGCTGTCGAGGCCTTGATTGAGGCGCCACCTCGGGGCGGCGCGGCGCACGGACAGATTGACGGGGCTTTATCGCCCGGCCATCAATGTCCTGCCTTGGCTTCCTCACCCGGAATGATCTTTTTCGGGGGCAGCACAGCTTCATCCTCGTTCGGTGCATTTTGCCCTTCGGCAGCATGAGCCGCATCGGCGGATCCGGCAGTGGCCTCGTGGTCGCCAGCCGCACCATGCTCTTCCGGTGCGGGCGCCGGCTCAGCGGAGGAGCCCTGAGGCTCGATCGGCTGCGACCGCATCTTTTCCAGCCAGGCCGCGCCATGGTCCTCGCCGGACCCCGCTGGTGTTTCGGCAGGAGTTGCTTCGCCCTCGCCGCTTGCGGCAGCCTCTTCGCCGCCCAATCCGACCATGCTCTTCAGCGATGAGAACCAGCCACCGCCCTCGGCCGGAGCCTCGGCTGCTGCCGCATCATGGGCCGGTTCTTCGGGCGCAGCCGTATCATGGCCATTCACCGGGGCATCGGATGTCTCGACGACAGGCGCATCGGTCTCATGGGTTGCTGCTTCCGGTATTTGTTCTTCCATGACTGGAGCGTCATGACCATCGACGGAGTCATGGCCCGTGGCATCATGGCCTTTGGCCTCCGTTTCATTCGAAGCCGGAGCGTGGTCAGAAACGGTATCGCCATGGGCCGCCGGCGCTGCGGGGTGCTCCGCTTCCGGGAGCGCCGCACTGTCTTCCGCCGGCGCAGCATGGCCTTCGCTATCGCCGTGACCAGCAGCAGTTGGATCACCATGGGCATCACCTTCGCCACCATGAGCAGCGGCTTCCGCTTCGCCATGCCCTTCAGCAGGCGTCTCTCCGTGCCCGGCATCCGCCGCACCATGGGCCTCGGCCTGAGCTTCATCGCCGCCAAGCCCGACCATGCCCATCAGCGAGGCCATCCAGCCCTTGCTTTGGCCACCGCCATGCTCGGCAACGGGTGCCTGTTCGCCGTGCTCACCAGCCGGTGAGTCACCATGGCCTTCGGCCGGCGCCTCACCGTGACCTTCGGCCTCGCCATGGCCTTCGGCAGGTGCTTCCCCGTGTCCTTCTGCTTCGCCGTGCCCGCCGGCCTCGCCGTGACCTTCGCTCTTCTTCTTGCCATGAGCATCGGCTTTGCCCTCGCCATGGCCGCCTTCGGCACCTTCCGGCACCACGACTTCGGGCTTCACGCAATCGGTGCTGTCGTCGAGCTTGGCGAGCAACGCCTGCACGTCGTTCTCGCTCATATCGACACGTTCGCCGAAATACTGTCCGTTCGCCGCGGCCAGACCATCGGCATAACGCGCGGTCAGAACCCGCGCCGGCGTCGCCTCCGGAACGCGGGAGGGATCGGGAACGTAAATGACATCGGCGCCCACCGCCCGTCCACGCATCTCCGCGCGGTCCTTCGGGCCATTGGTGTCCAGCACCACCACCTGCACGAGGTCGGCCTTCTTGGCCTCCTGCACGAGTTTCGCCACCCGCAATGCGGTCTTGACGCGCGACAACCCGTCGCCCGGTTCATTGGTGGTGACATATTTGCGGATCCAGAACCGATCCTTCTTTTTGATCTCGACAACCTGCACTTCGGTGCATTCGAGACCGTTCAGTTCGGCATAGGAGGGGCCAAGCAGCGTGTCGGCGCCGATATAGACGGCAGCACCGCCCGTGCCACCGCACAGGACAAGTACGCCGCCCACGATCAGCACGAGTTTTCGCGACAGGTGAAGCTTCGGCACCTTCACGCTTGCAACTCCGCCATCACACCAACCTCGATCTTTACGCAATACTGTGGGCGAGCATAGGCGAGGCTTCTTGCGGAACCTTTAATCGACCCGTTCCATTTTGCGGCGACGCGAAAAAGCGTCCGACACACTCTCACGCGACCTCTTTTTGCAAATGATTTGCAAATGCATTGACAACGGCCGGGCGCGCTATAGATTTTAATAGGAATGACTTGCAAGAACGGGATGCCACTGATGTTGCTGAAGCTTGCCCGCCATCTTTTTGTCCTCGCCCTGCTGCTGCCGGGCGCAGCTGTTGCCGCAGACAAGCCGAAGGTGGTGACCACCTTCACCGTGATCGCGGACATTGCCCGCAATGTTGCGGGCGACGCGGCCGACGTCGAAAGCATCACCAAGCCCGGAGCCGAGATCCACGGCTACCAGCCGACACCCCGCGACATCCTCAAGGCCCGCGATGCCAATATGGTGCTGCGAAACGGCCTCTATCTCGAAGCCTGGTTCGAAAAGTTCCTCGCCAATCTCGGCGATGTGCCAACGGTGACTGTCAGCGACGGCGTCGAGCCAATCGCCATCGGTGGCGGTGCTTATGAGGGTAAGCCGAACCCGCATGCCTGGATGTCGCCGGACAATGCGCTGATCTATGTCGAAAACATCCGCAAGGCGCTGACCGATATCGACCCCGGCAATGCCGCAGTCTACGCCGCCAATGCAAAGACCTACTCGGATAAAATCCGCGCCGAGATCGAGCCGCTGAAGGCAGAGATTGCAGCGGTGCCGGAAAACCAGCGCTGGCTGGTCACCAGCGAGGGGGCCTTCTCCTATCTCGCACGCGATCTCGGTCTGAAGGAACTCTATCTCTGGCCGATCAATGCCGACAGCCAGGGTACGCCCCAGCAGGTGAAAGCCGTGGTCGATGCCGTCATCGCCAACAAGATCCCCGTCGTTTTCTCGGAAAGCACCGTTTCCGACAAACCCGCCAAGCAGGTGGCGGCGGAAACCGGGGCGGCCTATGGCGGCGTGCTCTACGTAGACTCCCTGAGCGAGGCCGATGGCCCGGTCCCCACCTACCTCGACCTCCTGAAGGTCACGGTATCGACAATCGCGAAGGGCCTTGCCGGATGATCATGGGATCGCGCGACAGAAGATCTCACCGTGGCGCCCCCTCGGGCATCACCGCAAGCGACGTGACCGTCACCTACCGCAACGGCCACACGGCACTGCGCCATGCGAGCTTCGAGATCCCGCCCGGAACGATCAACGCCTTGGTCGGCGTCAATGGCGCCGGCAAGTCGACCCTGTTCAAGGCGATCATGGGCTTCGTGCCGGTCGCGAGTGGCGAGATCCGCGTGCTCGGCATGAGCGTCAAGGAAGCCCTGAAGCGGAACCTGATCGCCTATGTGCCCCAGGCCGAGGAGGTCGACTGGAATTTCCCGGTTCTCGTCGAAGACGTGGTGATGATGGGCCGCTATGGCCATATGAACTTCCTGCGCATACCCTCCAAACACGATCACGCGCTGGTCGATGCAGCACTGGCACGTGTCGGGATGAGCGACTACCGCAAGCGCCAGATCGGCGAACTCTCCGGCGGCCAGCGCAAACGCGTCTTCCTCGCCCGGGCCCTCGCCCAGGAAGGCCAGGTGATCCTGCTCGACGAACCCTTCACCGGCGTCGACGTGACGACTGAAGAGCAGATCATCGGCCTGATGAAGGACCTGCGCGCCGAAGGCCGCGTCATGCTGGTCTCGACCCACAACCTCGGCAGCGTCCCGGACTTTTGTGACCGCACCATCTTCGTCAAGGGCACGGTCATTGCGGCCGGCAGGACAGAGGACACCTTCACAGAAGAAAACCTCAAGGCCGCTTTCGGCGGCGCGTTGCGCCACTTCGTCTTGTCGGGTACGGATCTGCACGAGGACGAGGATGGCCGCGAGGTCAAGGTCATCACCGATGACGAACGCCCCTTCGTCATCTATGGCACGCCCAAGCCAGGAGTGCGCGATGCTCGCGACCTTGGCTGAGCCGTTCACCTATGACTATATGCGCAACGCCATCCTGGTCAGCGCGCTGGTCGGTGGCGTCTGCGGGTTTCTCTCCGCCTATCTCATGTTGAAGGGCTGGTCGCTGATCGGCGATGCACTCTCCCACGCGATCGTGCCCGGCGTCGCCGGCGCCTATATGCTGGGTTTTCCCTTTGCCTTCGGCGCCTTCCTGTCCGGCGGGCTTGCGGCCATCGCGATCCTCTTCCTCAACCAGCGCACCAAGCTCAAGGAAGATGCGATCATCGGACTGATCTTCACCTCCTTCTTCGGCCTCGGCCTGTTCATGGTGTCGATCTCGCCCGTCTCGATCGACATCAAGACCATCGTGCTCGGCAACATCCTCGCCATCACCCCGGCGGACACGCTTCAACTGGTCCTGATCGGCGGCATTAGCCTCGTCGTGCTGGCGCTGAAGTGGAAGGACCTGATGGTCACCTTCTTCGATGAAAGCCATGCCCGCTCGATCGGGCTCAAACCAGAGCGGCTGAAGGTGATCTTCTTCACACTGCTCGCCGCCTCGACGGTGGCCGCCATGCAGACCGTCGGCGCCTTTCTCGTCGTCGCCATGGTCGTCACCCCCGGCGCCACGGCCTACCTGCTGACCGATCGCTTCCAGCGCGTGATCTTGCTGGCCCTCGGCATAGGCGCTGGAACGAGCTTCGTCGGTGCCTATGCCAGCTACTTTCTCGACGGCGCCACCGGCGGCATCATCGTCGTCCTGCAGACCGCGATCTTCCTGACGGCTTTTCTCTTCGCCCCCAAGCATGGCCTGCTGGCCGCCCGTGGCCGCGCGAGACACGCGCTCGAGCCGATCGGCAACGAGACGGCAGAGCCGGAACACCGGTCGAAGGAACTGCCCGCATGAGCGAAACCCTAGACCTGGCGCTCCTTCCCTTCCAACTGCCCTTCATGCAGACGGCCTTCGTCGTCACCCTGATGATCGCCATACCCATGGCGCTGCTCTCCTGCCTGCTGGTGCTCAAAGGCTGGTCGCTGATGGGTGACGCCGTCTCTCATGCCGTCCTGCCCGGTGTTGTGATCGCCTATATCGTCGGCATTCCACTCGCCATCGGCGCCTTCGCCGCGGGTCTCTTCTGCGCACTCCTCACCGGCTTCATCAAGGAGAACAGCCGCATCAAGGAAGACACGGTGCTCGGCATCGTCTTTTCCGGTATGTTCGGTCTCGGGCTGGTGCTCTATGTGCAGGTCGAGAGTTCGGTCCATCTGGACCACATCCTGTTCGGCGACATGCTGGGTGTTCTGCCCTCCGATCTCGTCGAAACCGGCGTGATCGCCCTTTTTGCCACACTCTTCCTCACCATCCTGCGCAAGGACCTGCTCGCCCACGCCTTCGACCCGCAGCATGCCCAGGCGATCGGCCTCTCGGTCCGCCTGCTGCATTACGGCCAGTTGACGGTGTTGTCGCTCCTTGTCGTCGGCGCGCTGAAGGCTGTCGGCATCATACTGTCGGTTGCCATGCTCGTCGCCCCGGGCGCCATCGCCTTCCTGGTGACGAAGCGGTTCGCCACCATGCTGGTAACCGCCGTGGCCGTGGCCGTTACCGCATCGCTGACCGGCATCTATCTGAGCTTCTTCATCGACAGCGCGCCTGCGCCGACGATCGTGCTGATCATGAGCGGCATCTTCGTTTGCGCCTTTCTGCGCACGCTCTGGCAGGCCCGTGGCGTAAACCGCATCGCGGCAGCGGAAGCGGACGGTTAGCTTCCACCCACTTGCCTTGGATCAAGTACCGTGCCGAAATTGACGACTAAGCTATCCTCCGCAATCAGAGGACAGCGAACATGTCGACGTTGAAACTGCTGAACCGCCCGACCCGCCACCTGTTCTTCACCGGCAAAGGTGGCGTCGGCAAAACCTCGCTCAGCTGCGCAACCGCCATTGCACTCGCCGACCAGGGCCTGAAGATTCTGCTGGTCAGCACCGACCCCGCCTCCAATCTCGACGAAATGCTCGGTGTCACTCTCGGCAGCGATCCGGCGCCCGTCCCCGGCGTATCCGGCCTGTTTGCGATGAACATCGATCCCGAAGCCGCCGCCGAGGATTATCGCCTGCGCGTGCTGGATCAGATGGCACCAGACACAACGGACAAGGAGCGCACCTCCGTGCGCGAGCAACTGTCCGGCGCCTGCACCACCGAGATCGCCGCCTTCGACGAATTTGTCGGTCTGCTCGCCGATGACCAGCCACAGTTCGACCACATCATCTTCGACACCGCCCCGACGGGCCACACCCTGCGGCTCCTGAGCCTGCCCAAGGCCTGGACCGGATTTCTGGAGACGAACGAACGTGGTGCCTCCTGCCTTGGGCCGCATTCCGGGCTGAAGATGCAGGAAGACCGCTTTCGCACGGCGCTCGAATGCCTGGGTGATCCCGCCCGCACGACCATCGTGCTGGTGACCCGCGCCGATCGCGGTGCCATCCGGGAGGCCGCTCGCACGGCCGGCGAATTGTCAGAACTCGGACTGTCCAACCAGATGCTCGCCATAAACGGCCGCTTCACGCCATCGGATCCGAACGACCAAGTGGCCACGGCCTTTGCGGCAGAACAGACAAAGGCGCTGGCCGAGATGCCGCCCGCCCTTTCGGCCTTGCCTCGCGACGACGTGCCTCTCAAACCCTTCGACATGGTCGGCCTCGACGCGCTGCGCGGGCTGCTGTCGCAAAGCGCTTCCATCCCTGCCGTCGATCCAGCCGACGAGACATTCGCTACCCCCGAGCTTCCCCGCCTCTCAACGTTCATCGACGAGATCGCCGCAAGCGGCAAGGGCCTGGTGATGGTCATGGGCAAGGGCGGCGTCGGCAAGACCACGGTCGCCGCAGTCGTCGCCGTCGGGCTCGCCGCGCGCGGACACAGCGTACACCTCACCACGACAGATCCGGCGGCACACCTGTCCTTCGTCGTGGGCGCAGGCGCGATGCCTGGCCTGACCGTCGACCGCATAGACCCCGAGGCAGAGACCGCGCGTTACATCGACAAGATCATGGCGACCAAGGGCCACGATCTCGATGAGGCGGGCCGCGCCCTGCTGCGCGAAGACCTTGCCTCGCCCTGCACCGAAGAAGTCGCCGTCTTCCACGCCTTCTCCCGCGTCGTCGGTGAAGCCCGTTCGAGCTTTGTCGTCATCGACACGGCGCCGACAGGCCACACACTGTTGCTGCTCGATGCGACAGGCGCCTATCACCGCCAGATGACGCGCCATCTCGATGACAACGCCCCCGGCCGCATGGTGACCCCGCTGATGCGCCTGCAGGATCCCACCTATACGCGGGTGCTGCTTGTCACATTGCCGGAAAGGACACCGGTCTCGGAAGCATCCGCCCTGCAGGACGACCTGCGCCGCGCCGGCATCGCGCCCCATGGCTGGGTGGTCAACAAGTCGATGGCGATCACAGGCACGCGCGACCCGCTCTTGCGCGCCCGCATCAGAGGCGAAAAGGCGCAGATCGAACGGGTGACGCGCGATTGTGCCGAGCGGATCTATGCCCTGGACTTCCGCCCCGTTGCGCCCGTGGGCCTGGAGGAACTTCGCCGGATCGCCGAAGAAGGGTGAGTATCCGGCTGCGACGCGCTCAGGCCCTTGCATCCTCTTCCGCTCGCTTCACGCGGCGCGAGACGACCCATTCCCGCCAGACCGTGAAGAGCCCGGCCCCGACGACGATCGTCGCGCCCACCACCGTGTTCCAGCGCAGGACTTCACCGAAGACGGTCACCGCGATGACGGCACCCAGCACGAGCTGCCAGTAGGAGATCGGCTGAACGACGACCGCATCGAGGTTTTCATAAGCCTTGATGAGCGCCAGGTGACCGATGATGCCCGTGCAGCAGAGGCAACCCATCCACACCCAGTCCATGGCCGAAAACGGGATCCAGAAAAACGGGCCGAGGATATTGGCACCGATGAAGCCGACGATGGCGAGATAGAAGAAGCTGGTCGAGGGCCCATCCTCGCGGCTGACAAGACGCGTCGCGATAGCATAGACCGCCCCCAGCACGGCACAGATCAGCGGCAACACGACATAGATGTTGAAACCGTCCGCTCCCGGCGACAGCATGATCAGCACGCCGACGAGACCGGCCGAGATCGCGGTCCACCGCCGCCAGCCCACCTTTTCGCCGAGGATCGGCATCGACAAGAGCGCCACGAAGATCGGCCCTGCGGCAAAGATCGCCTGGCTCTTGGCCAAGCCGACATGCGTGAAGGCGACAATCGAGATCAGGATCTGCGAGAACAGCAACAGACCTCGGAGAATCTGCAGGAAGGGACGCCGGGTGTTGATCGCGGTTCTCAGGCCGCCGTTCGAGCGCAGCGCTAGGAACAGCGCAAAGGCGACAAAGGCCCAGTACCGTACCATCGCGACCTGGACCGGCGAATAATCACCGCCGAGATGTTTGGAAAGGCCGTCCTGGATGGCGAAGACGGAAAAGGCGAGAAACGTGAAGCTATAGCCGAGCGGCGTCGATTTCATAATGGGGAACTGGAGCCTGGAAAGAAGACGAATCCGTGGAGAACCAACGGCGCGGGCCTTTGATCCTACACCCCCGGAAATGTTTGGCCAGACCGCGTTTGCACGGCTGCCATGCAGTCTGACAACTGCGCAAGCTGCCTTGCCCGCCGCAGCCTCTCCGTGCTTGAGTAGCGCATGGCCTTCACATTCCGTCAGCTGCAATATTTCGTCGCCGTCGCCGAGCAGGGTTCCGTCACCCGCGCGGCGCAGAACCTCTCCATTTCGCAGTCTTCGGTCACCGAGGCGATCAAGGAACTGGAGGGCGATCTGGGCGTGGAACTCTTCGAGCGCCACCCGCGCGGCCTGTCGATCACCTATAACGGCCACCAGTTCCTCCGCCATGCGACGAAGATTTTGGCCACCGTCTCGGATGCCCGCCATGTGTTTGCCGAAACGAAGAGCAATACCGGTGGCACGCTCAACATCGGCGTTACCTCGCTTGTCGCCGGCTACGTGCTCTCGGATCTCCTCGCCCGCTACCGCCGCGCTTGCCCTGGCGTGGAGGTTTCGGCTATCGAGGACAACGGGTCTTATCTCGAACACCTGCTGATCGGCGGCGAACTGGATGTCGCCGTCATGGTCATCTCCAACCTGCGCGACCGCATGGCGCTGCAGGCGGAAATCCTGGAAACCTCGCCCTACCGCCTCTGGCTCCCCATCGGCCACCCACTGGTCTCCGCCGACATCATCTCAATTGCCGACATCACGAAAGAACCGCTGATCATGCTGACGGTGGACGAAATCGAGGAGAACACCGGCAAGCTCCTTTCGGCACTCGGCGCACGCCCGCATGTCGCCTTCCGCACCCGCTCTGTCGAAGCCGTCCGCAGCCTGGTCGCCACCGGCGCCGGCGTGGCGCTGTTGCCCGATCTCGTCTACCGCCCCTGGTCGCTGGAAGGCGACCGCATCGAAAGCCGCGACGTGTCCGGTGCTCTGCCGGTGGTGCAAGTCGGCATGGTCTGGCGCAAGGGCTCCAGCCTGCCCCAGGCGGCAAGGGACTTTGTGGGGATCGCGGAAGCGAGCCGCAGTGGGCGGGTGCGGTAATCTTCATCGTAGCGATTGCCCCCTTATCCGGCTGCCGCCACCTTCTCCCCGTGAACGGGGAGAAGGCCGCCGGGGCCGCCTATTTGCCCCCTTCTCCCCGCCTGCGGGGAGCAGGTCCCGGCAGGGGATGAGGGGCATACCCACCTACCAGGAAAAGCCCAACCCATCGGAAAAACCGATATCACCATTCTGACGAATGAATTTGCGAATGCGGTTAATTCACGGCAACCTTCTGGCCGGGAACAATGGCCGCAAAAGCGCGGCCGCACACACGGGAGACCTCGCGATGAAATCGATTCTGAAGTCTTGTACTGTCCTCGCCTCTGTACTGAGCCTGACGACCGCCGCTGTCGCTCAAGAACCGCTGAAGGAACTCGGCCCCGGCGAAGGCGCCCTCTCCATCGTCGCCTGGGCCGGCTATATCGAGCGCGGCGAAACCGACAAGGCTTATGACTGGGTCACCGACTTCGAAAAGTCCACCGGCTGCAAGGTCTCGGTAAAGACCGCCGCCACATCCGATGAAATGGTCGCCCTGATGAACGAAGGCGGCTTCGACCTCGTCACCGCCTCGGGCGATGCGTCGCTCCGCCTCGTGGCCGGCAAGCGCGTCCAGCCGATCAATACCGCCCTCATCCCCTCCTGGAGCACCATCGACGAGCGCCTGCAGAACGCCCCCTGGCACACCAAGGACGGCGTGCATTACGGGACGCCTTACGTCTGGGGCGCCAACGTCCTGATGTACAACACCGAAGCCTTCAAGGGCGAAGCCCCGAAGAGCTGGAAAGTCGTTTTCGAGGAAATGACCCTGCCCGACGGCAAGTCCAACAAGGGCCGCGTCCAGGCCTATGACGGCCCCATCTATGTGGCCGATGCCGCCCTCTACCTGATGGCGCACAAGCCGGAACTCGGCATCAAGGACCCCTACGAACTGAACGAAGAGCAGTACAAGGCCGCCCTCGACCTGCTGCGCGGCCAGCGCCAGTTGGTCGGCCGCTACTGGCACGACGCGATGATCCAGATCGACGACTTCAAGAACGAAGGCGTGGTCGCCTCCGGCTCCTGGCCCTTCCAGGTCAACCTGATGAAGGCCGAAGGCGCCAAGATCGACTCGACCTTCCCCGAGGAAGGCGTGACCGGCTGGGCCGACACGACCATGCTGCATGTCGACAGCGAGCACCCCAACTGCGCTTATATGTGGATGGAGCACTCGCTCTCGCCCAAGGTCCAGGGTGACGTATCCGCCTGGTTCGGCACGGTTCCCTCCGTGCCCGCCGCCTGCAAAGGCAATGCGCTCTACGGCGATGAGGGTTGCAAGACCAACGGCTACGAACACTTCGACCAGATCAAGTTCTGGCGCACGCCGACCTCCAAATGCGAAAGCCAGGGCGAATGCGTCCCCTATCACCGCTGGGTCTCCGACTATATCGGCGTGATCGGCGGACGGTAATCTCGTAACCGGGGCATTTGCCCCTCACCCTTCCCCTCTCCCCGTAAACGGGGAGAGGGGACTTGCCCCGAACCCACCGCTTTGCCTGCTGCCTGCCGACGCTCTGCGAGGCCGGCGGAAGTGTGCCCTTCTCCCCGCCTGCGGGGAGAAGGTGCCGGCAGGCGGATGAGGGGCCACAAAGCAACTCTGGAGCCCCCATGACCGCAGCCGTCTCCTTCTCGAAGGTCTCGCGCCATTTCGGCAGCGTCAAAGCCGTCGACAGCGTCGATCTCACCGTGGCACCCGGCGAATTCTTCGCCATGCTCGGCCCCTCGGGCTCCGGCAAGACGACCTGCCTGCGGCTGATTGCCGGCTTCGAGCAGCCCACCGATGGCCACATCGAGATCTTCGGCGAAACTGCCGAGGGCGTGCCGCCCTATCGCCGCAACGTCAAC
This window of the Rhizobium glycinendophyticum genome carries:
- the lysS gene encoding lysine--tRNA ligase; amino-acid sequence: MTEQKTETALSSDPTEVRRQKLDQLRKTVGDVYPAHFHRTLTNAEFAEKYAGLEPDQESEDIVTVAGRVYSSRNSGMFMDIHDASGKIQIFSHKDTTPEEARALLPMIDLGDIIGVKGQVRRTKRGELTINAHEITMLTKTLLPMPEKYHGLSDIELRYRKRHLDILTNEDSKLRFLQRSKIISGLRRFMESEGFLEVETPMLQTVYGGATADPFKTFHNTLKMDMYLRIAPELFLKRTLVSGLADKVFEVNRNFRNEGVSTRHNPEFTMMECYWAYADYEDVMGLVERLFETLAVSIHGTPEVTFGDKQISFKGPFKRVPMPDAVKEATGIDFLSMKTDEEARTAAKAAGFAVEKDWTWGECLAFIFEEKVEGTLIQPSHVTHFPKDISPFAKEVPGEPRLVERFETYCNAWEVGNAFSELNDPEEQRKRMVEQLEQAHSRGEKDKQLDDEFLDAIDQGMPPAGGLGIGVDRLIMLLTNAPSIRDVILFPARRNKAD
- a CDS encoding metal ABC transporter substrate-binding protein, whose translation is MLLKLARHLFVLALLLPGAAVAADKPKVVTTFTVIADIARNVAGDAADVESITKPGAEIHGYQPTPRDILKARDANMVLRNGLYLEAWFEKFLANLGDVPTVTVSDGVEPIAIGGGAYEGKPNPHAWMSPDNALIYVENIRKALTDIDPGNAAVYAANAKTYSDKIRAEIEPLKAEIAAVPENQRWLVTSEGAFSYLARDLGLKELYLWPINADSQGTPQQVKAVVDAVIANKIPVVFSESTVSDKPAKQVAAETGAAYGGVLYVDSLSEADGPVPTYLDLLKVTVSTIAKGLAG
- a CDS encoding manganese/iron ABC transporter ATP-binding protein, which encodes MGSRDRRSHRGAPSGITASDVTVTYRNGHTALRHASFEIPPGTINALVGVNGAGKSTLFKAIMGFVPVASGEIRVLGMSVKEALKRNLIAYVPQAEEVDWNFPVLVEDVVMMGRYGHMNFLRIPSKHDHALVDAALARVGMSDYRKRQIGELSGGQRKRVFLARALAQEGQVILLDEPFTGVDVTTEEQIIGLMKDLRAEGRVMLVSTHNLGSVPDFCDRTIFVKGTVIAAGRTEDTFTEENLKAAFGGALRHFVLSGTDLHEDEDGREVKVITDDERPFVIYGTPKPGVRDARDLG
- a CDS encoding metal ABC transporter permease, encoding MLATLAEPFTYDYMRNAILVSALVGGVCGFLSAYLMLKGWSLIGDALSHAIVPGVAGAYMLGFPFAFGAFLSGGLAAIAILFLNQRTKLKEDAIIGLIFTSFFGLGLFMVSISPVSIDIKTIVLGNILAITPADTLQLVLIGGISLVVLALKWKDLMVTFFDESHARSIGLKPERLKVIFFTLLAASTVAAMQTVGAFLVVAMVVTPGATAYLLTDRFQRVILLALGIGAGTSFVGAYASYFLDGATGGIIVVLQTAIFLTAFLFAPKHGLLAARGRARHALEPIGNETAEPEHRSKELPA
- a CDS encoding metal ABC transporter permease → MSETLDLALLPFQLPFMQTAFVVTLMIAIPMALLSCLLVLKGWSLMGDAVSHAVLPGVVIAYIVGIPLAIGAFAAGLFCALLTGFIKENSRIKEDTVLGIVFSGMFGLGLVLYVQVESSVHLDHILFGDMLGVLPSDLVETGVIALFATLFLTILRKDLLAHAFDPQHAQAIGLSVRLLHYGQLTVLSLLVVGALKAVGIILSVAMLVAPGAIAFLVTKRFATMLVTAVAVAVTASLTGIYLSFFIDSAPAPTIVLIMSGIFVCAFLRTLWQARGVNRIAAAEADG
- the arsA gene encoding arsenical pump-driving ATPase, whose product is MSTLKLLNRPTRHLFFTGKGGVGKTSLSCATAIALADQGLKILLVSTDPASNLDEMLGVTLGSDPAPVPGVSGLFAMNIDPEAAAEDYRLRVLDQMAPDTTDKERTSVREQLSGACTTEIAAFDEFVGLLADDQPQFDHIIFDTAPTGHTLRLLSLPKAWTGFLETNERGASCLGPHSGLKMQEDRFRTALECLGDPARTTIVLVTRADRGAIREAARTAGELSELGLSNQMLAINGRFTPSDPNDQVATAFAAEQTKALAEMPPALSALPRDDVPLKPFDMVGLDALRGLLSQSASIPAVDPADETFATPELPRLSTFIDEIAASGKGLVMVMGKGGVGKTTVAAVVAVGLAARGHSVHLTTTDPAAHLSFVVGAGAMPGLTVDRIDPEAETARYIDKIMATKGHDLDEAGRALLREDLASPCTEEVAVFHAFSRVVGEARSSFVVIDTAPTGHTLLLLDATGAYHRQMTRHLDDNAPGRMVTPLMRLQDPTYTRVLLVTLPERTPVSEASALQDDLRRAGIAPHGWVVNKSMAITGTRDPLLRARIRGEKAQIERVTRDCAERIYALDFRPVAPVGLEELRRIAEEG
- a CDS encoding DMT family transporter — translated: MKSTPLGYSFTFLAFSVFAIQDGLSKHLGGDYSPVQVAMVRYWAFVAFALFLALRSNGGLRTAINTRRPFLQILRGLLLFSQILISIVAFTHVGLAKSQAIFAAGPIFVALLSMPILGEKVGWRRWTAISAGLVGVLIMLSPGADGFNIYVVLPLICAVLGAVYAIATRLVSREDGPSTSFFYLAIVGFIGANILGPFFWIPFSAMDWVWMGCLCCTGIIGHLALIKAYENLDAVVVQPISYWQLVLGAVIAVTVFGEVLRWNTVVGATIVVGAGLFTVWREWVVSRRVKRAEEDARA